The Vitis vinifera cultivar Pinot Noir 40024 chromosome 12, ASM3070453v1 genome has a segment encoding these proteins:
- the LOC104877281 gene encoding uncharacterized protein LOC104877281 — protein sequence MQQNIAKGKVYPVTSFMNGIFGVSIGTTFLNVDIMKRTCTCRGWEMLDIPCEHAATVILSIGQNVVDFVQDWYKFPMQELIYSSSFFGIETHDMPMVNNNGLVQYITDEVFLSLNPPHTKRSPGKPRKKHIESQFQDKRTVYCSRCHTSGHNSKTCKNPLS from the coding sequence atgcaGCAGAATATTGCCAAGGGTAAGGTGTATCCGGTCACTTCTTTCATGAACGGAATATTTGGGGTTTCTATCGGAACCACCTTTTTGAATGTTGACATTATGAAGCGTACTTGCACATGTAGGGGTTGGGAAATGTTGGACATCCCTTGTGAACATGCGGCGACCGTTATTCTTTCCATCGGTCAGAATGTTGTTGATTTTGTTCAAGATTGGTACAAATTCCCAATGCAAGAGCTGATTTACTCGAGCTCCTTCTTCGGTATAGAGACCCATGACATGCCAATGGTCAATAATAATGGTTTGGTTCAATATATCACCGATGAAGTTTTCCTCTCTCTTAACCCTCCCCATACCAAGCGGTCTCCCGGAAAACCAAGAAAGAAGCACATTGAGTCCCAATTCCAAGATAAACGGACTGTCTATTGCTCAAGATGTCATACTTCCGGGCACAACAGTAAAACGTGCAAGAACCCTTTGTCTTAA